In candidate division WOR-3 bacterium, the genomic stretch TAAACCATTGATTGCTGGATTAGGTCTTGGTGCGTAAAGTTTTGTTTCAAGTGGTAAATTGTTAGGGATATTTTCCGTAACACCTTGAGCCGAAACAATGGTAAACCGGATATTTGGTCGATTATAAGTCTGATTTAAACTCGTCGGTTGACTGGCATCACTTGCTGCTTGCCGTGTCCGATAAGTCGGTGATGTGGTCGTATAACGATAATACGGACATACTGTAGTGGAAATATATTGCTGGAAACCTTTGATAATTAAGATCTGGAGATTTTGAGTATTATTATAAACAAACGGTGTATCCAGTTGAACTTCCATCCAGCCTTCAGGTTGGT encodes the following:
- a CDS encoding T9SS type A sorting domain-containing protein, with the protein product QPEGWMEVQLDTPFVYNNTQNLQILIIKGFQQYISTTVCPYYRYTTTSPTYRTRQAASDASQPTSLNQTYNRPNIRFTIVSAQGVTENIPNNLPLETKLYAPRPNPAINGLAKISFVLAQPSWTKLSIYDASGRILKTLVNTYLQSGTYNLVWDGRDNNYKKVGNGIYFLRLQTDNYNEIKKINIIK